The following is a genomic window from Serratia ficaria.
CTGACGATGGCGAACAGCGCGCCGGTCAGGGCATCGAGCATCACGTCGCCGGTCAGCGACGAGAACAGCACCTTGACGCCGGCCGCCTGAGTGATCGGCGTAGCGGCGGCAACGATCAGTTCCAGCGCCAGCACGATCAGCCCAAGGCCGATGAACACCCGGCCCATCTGGCCAACCCGGGTCTGCTTGCGGCTGAGGAACAGGAATACCCCGACCAGGATCAGCAGCGGCGACAGCCAGGACAGATCGAAGGTCAGCACCCGCGCCATCAGCGCGGTGCCGACGTCGGCGCCGAGCATGATCACCAGCGCAGGCGCCAGCCCCACCAGCCCCTGCGCAACAAACGAAGTGACCAGCAGCGCGGTAGCGTTGCTGCTTTGCACCAGCGCGGTGACGCCGATGCCGGAAACGAAGGCCAGCGGTTTTCTTTCAACGCTGTCGCTTAACACGCGGCGCAAATTGGCGCCATAGACCCGCATGATGCCGGTGCGCACGATGTGGGTGCCCCACACCAGCAGCGCCACGGAGGAAAGCAGGTGAAGAAGGGTCAGCACGGAAGATACGCTCCATTAACGCCCGGCTCGATGGCTTATCCTGCCTGCCAGGCGTTAAAAGAACAGGACAGCGGCACGGGCGGCAGACTGTCGCTGAGAAAGGATTGCCCCTGCTTTCAGCCTGAAAAAGTCATGCAACTTCCCGTAATGTAACAGTTTCCAAGTGTAGCCCAATCTCGCTGCCGTCGGCGTGCAAATCGGCTACCGAGCGGTTCAGCACGTCCACCAGCAGCTCCACGCCACGCGCCTGAACGCGGTAGCGCACCACATTGCCCAGCAGGCTGTGGTTGAGGATCACCGCAGCGATCCCCTGCCCGGCAGGCAGCAAACCGATGGATTCGGGGCGAATAGCTACCTTACCGTGGTAAGGGCCGCCGGTCAAAAGCGCGGCCTGTTCGGCGCTGAGCAGGTTGTGGTTGCCGATAAACCCGGCGGCGAAGGCGTCGGCCGGCTGGGTATACAGGGTTTCCGCATCGCCGCTCTGCACGATCTGGCCCTTATTCATCAGCACGATGCGGTCCGACAGCGTCAGCGCCTCTTCCTGATCGTGGGTGACGAAGATCGCCGTCAGGTTCAGCTCGCGCTGGATGCGGCGGATTTGTTCGCGCAGGTGCTTGCGGATGCGCGCGTCCAGCGCCGACAGCGGCTCGTCGAGCAGCAGCAGGCGCGGGCGGGTCACCAGCGATCGCGCCAGCGCCACCCGTTGGCACTGGCCGCCGGACAGCTGGTGCGGGTAGCGCCCGGCCAGTTCGGTGAGCTCCACCAGCGCCAGCACCTCCTGCACCCGCTGGCGAGTCTGCGCCGCCGCCAGCTTCTGCATCTTCAGGCCGAAGGCCACGTTGCCATCCACCGTCATGTTGGGAAACAGCGCATAGCTTTGGAACACCATGCCGATGCCGCGCTTTTGCGGCGCCAGCGGCACCAGATCCTGGCCCTGCAGCAGGATTTGCCCGCTGTCGACCGGGGTCAGTCCCGCTAGGCAGCGCAGCAGCGTCGACTTGCCGCAGCCGCTCGGCCCCAGCAGGGTGACGAACTCGCCCTCTTCGGCGCTGAAATCGATATCCGCAAACACCTGGGTCTGGCCATAGCGTTTGTTCAAACGGGTGACGTTGAGATAAGCCATCGGGTTAGCCCTTGTTTTTATTCAGCAGATTCGCCAGCCAGGTGACTAACAGCACCACGGCGAAATAGGAGATAACCAGCGCGCTGGTGAAATGACCGCTGCCGTTGCGCATATTGAACAGATAGACCTGCAGCGTTTCATACTGGCTGCCCACCAGTAGGTTGGCGAACACGAACTCGCCGATAAGAAACGAAAACGACAACAGCACCGCAATCATCCCGCCCTTGCGCAGGTTTGGCAGCACCACCAGCAGCGCCGCTTGCCAGGTGCTGGCGCCCAGCAGGTGCGCGGCGTCCATCAGGTCGCGCAGGTTGATGGCCTGCAGGTTATTGCTGATGGCGCGATAGATAAACGGCAGCGCGATGGTGAAGTAACAGCCGATCAGGATCCAGGGGGTGCCCAGCAGCGGCAGCGGATCGGCGGCGTACAGCTGCATCAGCCCGACCGCCGAGACCACCGGCGGCACGGCGAACGGCAGCAGGATCAGCACGTTCATTACCGCATCGAGCTTAGGGAAGTAGTAAGCGATCACAAACATCGTCGGCAAAATCACCACCACCGCCAGCACCAGCGTGCCGAAACAGATCAGCAGCGAATGCCCTAACGCCAGCAGGAAGCGCGGGTCGCTCCACAGCGCCAGCAGCCACTTCAGGGTAAAGCCGTCCGGCAAAATGGTGGCGCCCCACTGGGTGGCCAGCGCGTAAATCAGGGTCGCCGCCAGCGGCAGCAACAAGATCAGCAACAGCAGGCAGGTCACCGTGCGATGGTAGAGGCGTTCAATGGGCGACATGGCCGTCCTCCGGGAAGTTATGAGCGCGCATTGAGGTAGCTCCTGCGCAACAGCCACTGGTGGATCAGGGTGATGAAGACCATCATCGCCACCAGCAGCATCGCCAGCGCGCTGGCCAGGTTGGGATCGAGGGAAATGTCACCGGCTACCAGCGCCGAGATGCGTATCGGGATCACGTTGAAGTTGCCGGTGGTGAGCGCATACACGGTGGCGTAGGCGCCCAGCGCGTTGGCCAGCAGGATCACGAAGGTGCCCATCAGCGCCGGCGCCAGCACCGGCAGGCCGATGTGGCGCCAGTAACGCCAGGGGCTGGCGCCGAGCAGCGAGGCCGATTCGCGCCAGTCCTCGCGCAGCGCGTCGAACGCCGGGTACAACAGCAACACGCCCAGCGGGATCTGGAAGTAGGTGTACAGCACGATCAGACCGCCCTTCGAATAGAGGTTAAAACTCTCCATCAGGCCGTATTTGCGCAGCAGCAGCGTCAGGCAGCCGTTCAGCCCCAGCAGGATGACGAAGGCGAACGCCAACGGCACCCCGGCAAAGTTGCTGGTCATGTTGGTAAAGGACATCACGAAATCATGAAACCGCGTCTGGCCCAGCTGGCGCAGTGAGTAACTGCCCACTAGGGCGATCAGCAAGCCGTAAACGCTGGACCACCAGGAGATCTCCAGCGAGAACTGAAACGCCTGCAGATAAAACGGCGAGGTCAGTACGTCAACGTAGTTGCCCCAGCCCCAGCCGCCGGTTTCGCTAAAGAAGCTGCTGACGGCGATCCACACCAGCGGCGCGATTTGGAAGGCGCCGAACAGCAGGATAAACGGCAGCAGGCACAGCGCGGCAATCCATTTGGCGCTCATCTTTCACCCTGCGCCAACAACGCCCGGCAGCGCGGTTTGTCATGCGCCACCTGCAGCAGATCGCACAGGGTGCCGCACAGCTCGGTCTGCAGCGGATCGGCGTCGTTCTGGCTGAACGCCGCGCCGAACACGAACAGCGGTACCTGCCGCTCTTCCGGCAGCACCCCGCCGTGGCTGCGATCGTCATTCATGCCGTGATCGGCGGTGACCATCACCTGATAGCCGGCGGCCAGCCAGTCGGGCAGATAGCGCGACAGCGCGCCGTCGGCATGGCGCGCCGCGTTGCGGTACTGCGGCGACGACAGGCCGAAGCGATGGCCGGCGTCGTCGATATTCATCGGGTGAATCAACAGGAAATCCGGCTGATGGCGGCGGCGCAGGTTTTCGGCGTCGTCGAACAGGTGCGTATCGGGGTAGCCGTCGTCGTAATAAAAATGGCCGTGCTGGATCGGCAGTTCGGCGTCGTCGGTATGGCGATCGCGCGCGGCGTCGAACGGCGTGCGGTTATACAGCTCGCTGAACCAATGGTAGGCGGCGGCGGCGGTGGTCAGCCCGGCAGCGCGCGCGTAGTGGAATACGCTTTGCTGCTGCGAGAGACGCGACACCTGGTTATGCACCACGCCGCTCTCCACCGGCGTCACGCCGGTGAGGATGCATTCATACAGCGGCCGGGAGAGCGAGGGCAACTCGCTCTCCAGCTGATACAACCGTCCACGCCCCGCCGCGCATTCGGCCTGCAGATACCCCATGGCGTCGTGCGCCACTTGATAGTTGAGGCCGTCCAGCAGCACGAGGATCGTTTTCATAATGGCTTGACTCACTGCTGCATAAACATGATGACGTTTTCCTGCCACTGGCGCGGCAGCGTTTTGGCGCTCTGCTCCCAGGCCGCCGGATCGGCGATCGGATGGGCATTCTTGTACTGTTCGGCCGGCAGCAGCTTGGCCTTGACGTCATCCGGCAGGGTCAGATGCTCGGCGCGGATCGGGCGGGCGTAGCCGCGCGCCAGGTTGATCTGGCCGGCGTCGGAGAAGATGTATTCACGCGCCAGCTTGGCGGCGTTCGGGTGTTTGGCGTATTTGTTGATGATGGTGGTGTAGCCGGAGGTGATGGAGCCGTCCGACGGGATCAGCACGTCGAAACGGGTTTTGTCGATCTGATCGCGGTAGTTCAGGCCGTTAAAGTCCCATACCACGCCAACCTGCACTTCGCCTTTCTCCAGCGAGGCGATCACCGGGTTGCTCAGGCTCAGGCGCCCGGCCTTGGCCAGCTTGCCGAAGAACTCCAGGCCCGGCTTCAGGTTCTTTTCGTTGCCGCCCATGGCGTAGGTGGCCGCCAATACGCCGCTGGCCGCCTGCGAAGCTGTGCCGACGTCGCCGATGGTGACCTGATAGCTGCCTTTCAGCAGGTCGGCCCAGCTGTGCGGAATGTCTTTGACCTGCTGCTTATTGATAATGAAAGCGATGGTGCCGGTGTAGGCCAGCGCCCAGTGGCCGTCTTTATCCTTCGCCCAGTCCGGCACCTGCTCCCAGGTGGAGGGTTTGTACGGCTGCGTCACCCCTTTTTGCACCGCGATCGGGCCGAAGGCCGCGCCCACGTCGCCGATATCCGCGGTGGCGTTGCCCTTCTCCGCATCGAACTTGGCGATTTCCTGCGCCGAGCTCATGTCGGTATCGACATGCTTCAGGCCATATTTGCTCAGCAGATCCTGCCAGGTGCCTTTCCAGTTGGCCCAGCTGTCCGGCATGCCGACGCTGTTGACCTCGCCTTCCTTCTTGGCCGCCTGCTCCAGCGCCGCCAGATCGGTATCTGCGGCCCAGCTCATCTGGCTGGTCAGTAGCATGGCACTGCTTAACACAGAAGCGCACAAACGTTTCATAACTGATGCTCCGGGTGGTAGGGTATGGGGGCGCTGGACTAGTCCAGCAAGAACCAAGCCAATCTAACGGACGAATGTGATAATTATATGTCAGCCTAAAAAAGCAGCGGCTTTATCGCATTTTGCGTCCCGTAAATCGTTCTGCTGGTCTACCTTAACCAAGGCGAAACGCACTGAAATGGGGCACCTGTTGCATGAATGATGTACCGACCACGGTGGCGGCGATCTGCCGGACGCTGACCGCCCGTATCGCCGGAGGCGAGTTCAGCGCCGACGGCAAGCTGCCCTCCGAGCGCGCCCTGAGCGAACAGTTCTCCACCACCCGCATCACCCTGCAGGAAGCGCTCGGCCAACTGGAGGCGCAGGGCGTGATCTACCGGCAGATGCGCCGCGGCTGGTTTATCTCGCCGCCGCGCCTGATCTACAACCCGCTGCAGCGCAGCCACTTTCACGCCATGGCGCAGCAGCAGGGGCGCGACGCTCATACCGAAGTGATCGACAGCGGCCGCGTGACGGCGAACGCCGCCCTGGCGCGCCGGCTGGAGCTGCCGGAGGGCGCGAAAATTTACCGCATCCGCCGGCTGCGCTACATCGACGGCCGCGCAGTGCTGTATTGCGAGCACTATCTGAACCCGGCCTACTTCGCCGGCATCCTGAGTGAGGATCTGACCCAGTCGCTGACCGGGCTGTACGCCGAACGCTACGACATTCGCTATGGCCGGGTGCGCTTCGACATGCTGCCCACCCTGCTGCCGCAGCAGGCCGCCGCCATGCTGAAGGTCACCTACGGCAGCCCGGCGCTGTTCATTACCCGGGTGAACCGCGATCAGCACGATCGGGTGATTGACTGCGACCTGGAGTACTGGCGCTACGACGCGCTGCACATTGACGTCGAAGCCCGGTAAATGACAAGGGCGCATCGCTGCGCCCTTGAGGGAGAGAGTCAGTCGGCGTCGTAGCCGAGGTTGGGCGCCAGCCAGCGTTCGACCTCGCCGACGCTCATGCCTTTGCGCGCCGCATAGTCCTCCACCTGATCGCGCTGGATCTGCGCCACCGCAAAATACTTGCTCTCCGGATGGCTGAAGTACCAGCCGGACACCGCCGCCCCCGGCCACATGGCGAAGGACTCGGTCAGCACCATGCCGGTATGGCGGTTAACGTCCAGCAGGCGCCAGATCTCCGCTTTTTCGGTGTGCTCCGGGCAGGCCGGATACCCCGGCGCCGGGCGGATGCCCTGATAATTCTCGCGGATCAGCTCGTCGTTGCTCAGGTTCTCGTCGGCGGCGAACCCCCAGTGCAGCTTGCGCACCCGCTCGTGCAGATACTCGGCGAAGGCTTCGGCCAGGCGGTCCGACAGCGCCTTGACCATGATCTTGTTGTAATCATCGTGCTGCGCGTCGTAAGCCGCCGCCAGCTCGTCTTCCTCCAGCCCGCCGGTGACGGCGAAGGCGCCGAAGTAGTCGGCTTTGCCGCTGCTTTTCGGCGCCACGAAGTCCGCCAGGCAGTAGTTCGGGAAGTCGGTTTTTTCCGTTTGCTGACGCAAATGGCGGCTGACCGCCAGCACCTCGTCGCGATTTTCGTCGCGATACACTTCCACGTCGTCGCCGACCCGGTTGGCCGGGAACAGGCCGTACACGCCGCGCGGGTTGAGGCTGCGGTTGGCGGCCAGCATGTCCAGCATCTGGTTGGCGTCGGCGAACAGCCGTTTGGCCTCTTCCCCCACCACCTCATCTTCCAGAATGCGCGGGTACTTGCCCGCCAGCGACCAGGTCATGAAGAACGGCGTCCAGTCGATGTAGCGGCGCAGGGTGCCGATATCGGCCTCCACCGCATGCACCCCAAGCTGCTGCGGCACCGGCGGCCGGTAGCTTTCCCAGTCCAGCGCCATGGCGTTGTCGCGCGCCTTCTGCAGGCTGACCGGCGGCGTGCGCGGCTTTTTGCGCGCATGCTGAATGCGCACGGTTTCGTATTCTTTGCGGGTACGCGCCACAAAATCGTCGCGCTGGGTGGCGGACAGCAGCGCCGACACCACGCCCACGGTGCGCGAGGCGTTCTGCACATAGGTGGTGGAGCCGCTGTAGTTCTGCTCGATCTTCACCGCGGTATGCGCCTTGGAGGTGGTGGCGCCGCCGATCAGCAACGGCAGGGTAAAGCCCTGACGCTCCATCTCTTTGGCCACGTTGACCATTTCATCCAGCGACGGAGTGATAAGCCCGGACAGGCCGATGATGTCCACCTGCTCTTCGCGCGCGGTCCTGAGGATTTTCTCCGTCGGCACCATCACGCCCAGATCGACGATTTCATAGTTGTTGCACTGCAGCACCACGCCGACGATATTCTTGCCGATGTCATGCACGTCGCCCTTCACCGTCGCCAGCAGGATTTTGCCGGCGGTGGAGCCCTTCTGCTTGCTGGCCTCGATGTACGGCTCCAGATAGGCCACCGCCTGCTTCATCACCCGGGCGGACTTCACCACCTGCGGCAGGAACATCTTGCCCTCGCCGAACAGATCGCCGACCACGTTCATCCCGGCCATCAACGGCCCTTCGATCACTTCGATCGGGCGATCGGCATTCTGCCGCGCCTCTTCGGTATCCAGCTCGATAAACTCGGTGATGCCCTTCACCAGCGAGTATTCCAGCCGTTTCTCCACCGGCCAGCCGCGCCATTCGGCCTGCTGCACCGCCGCGTCGTTGTCTTTGCTGCCGCGGTATTTTTCCGCCAGCTCCAGCAGCCGCTCGGTGCCGTCGTCGCGGCGGTTGAGGATCACATCCTCCACCGCGTCGCGCAGCTCGGCGCTCAGATCGTCGTAGATAGCCAACTGCCCGGCGTTGACGATGCCCATGTCCATGCCGTTGCGGATCGCGTGGTACAGGAACACCGCGTGGATCGCTTCGCGTACCGGATCGTTGCCGCGGAACGAGAACGATACGTTGGACACCCCGCCGGAAATCATCGCATGCGGCAGGTGCGTTTTGATGTCGGCGCAGGCTTCGATAAAGTCGACGGCGTAGTTGTTGTGTTCTTCGATGCCGGTAGCGACGGCGAAAATGTTCGGGTCGAAAATGATGTCTTCCGGCGGGAAGCCGACGCGCTCGGTCAAGATTTTATAGGCGCGGCGGCAGATCTCGAACTTGCGCTCGCGGGTATCCGCCTGGCCGACTTCGTCAAACGCCATCACCACCACGGCGGCGCCGTAGCGGCGCACCAGCCTGGCGTGGTGGATAAAGGCCTCTTCACCCTCTTTCATCGAGATCGAGTTGACGATGCCTTTGCCCTGAATGCACTTCAGGCCCTTTTCGATCACCGACCACTTGGAGGAGTCGATCATGATCGGCACCCGGGCGATGTCCGGCTCGCCGGCGATCAGATTGAGGAAACGCACCATCGCCGCTTCGGCGTCGAGCATCCCCTCATCCATGTTGATATCGATGATCTGCGCGCCGCTCTCTACCTGCTGGCGCGCCACGTCGAGCGCTTCGTTGTATTTCTCTTCTTTGATCAGCCGCTTGAAGCGGGCGGAACCGGTGACGTTGGTGCGCTCACCGACGTTGACGAACAGGGTCCTGGCGTCGATGTTCAACGGTTCCAGGCCCGCCAGACGACAGGCGACCGGGATCTCCGGCAGCCGGCGCGGCGGCACGCCCTCAACCGCTTTAGCCATCGCCGCAATATGCTCCGGCGTGGTGCCGCAGCAGCCGCCGATGATATTGAGGAAGCCGGCGTGCGCCCACTCGCCGACCTGCTTCGCCATCTCTTGCGCGTCCAGATCGTATTCGCCGAAGGCGTTCGGCAAACCGGCGTTGGGGTGCGCGGTAACGTAGCTTTCCGAAATGCGCGCCAGCTCGGCGACGTACTGGCGCAGCTCATCCGGGCCCAGCGCGCAGTTCAGGCCGAAGGTCAGCGGCTTCACGTGGCGCAGCGAGTTGTAGAAGGCTTCGGTGGTCTGGCCGGACAGGGTGCGGCCGGAAGCGTCGGTGATGGTGCCGGAAATCATGATCGGCAGCGCCACCCCCAGCGCTTCGAATTCGGTTTCCACCGCAAAGGCGGCGGCCTTGGCGTTCAGGGTGTCGAAGATGGTTTCGATCATGATCAGATCGACCCCGCCCTCCACCAGCGCGCGCGTCGATTCGCGGTAGGCCGCCACCAGCTCATCGAACGAAACGTTGCGGAACGCCGGGTCGTTGACGTTCGGCGAGATTGAAGCGGTGCGGTTGGTCGGCCCCAGCACCCCGGCGACGTAGCGCGGTTTTTCGGGCGTGCGCGCGGTCCATTCGTCGGCGCAGGCGCGCGCCAGGCAGGCGGCCTGATAGTTTATCTCGGCGGACAGCGACTCCATATGGTAGTCGGCCATGGCGATGGTGGTGGAGTTGAAGGTGTTGGTTTCGAGAATATCGGCGCCGGCTTCCAGGTAGCCATAGTGAATGGCGGTGATCACCTCCGGCTTGGTCAGCACCAACAGGTCGTTATTGCCCTTCAGATCGCTCTGCCAGTCGGCAAAA
Proteins encoded in this region:
- a CDS encoding ABC transporter ATP-binding protein, whose amino-acid sequence is MAYLNVTRLNKRYGQTQVFADIDFSAEEGEFVTLLGPSGCGKSTLLRCLAGLTPVDSGQILLQGQDLVPLAPQKRGIGMVFQSYALFPNMTVDGNVAFGLKMQKLAAAQTRQRVQEVLALVELTELAGRYPHQLSGGQCQRVALARSLVTRPRLLLLDEPLSALDARIRKHLREQIRRIQRELNLTAIFVTHDQEEALTLSDRIVLMNKGQIVQSGDAETLYTQPADAFAAGFIGNHNLLSAEQAALLTGGPYHGKVAIRPESIGLLPAGQGIAAVILNHSLLGNVVRYRVQARGVELLVDVLNRSVADLHADGSEIGLHLETVTLREVA
- a CDS encoding ABC transporter permease; the encoded protein is MSPIERLYHRTVTCLLLLILLLPLAATLIYALATQWGATILPDGFTLKWLLALWSDPRFLLALGHSLLICFGTLVLAVVVILPTMFVIAYYFPKLDAVMNVLILLPFAVPPVVSAVGLMQLYAADPLPLLGTPWILIGCYFTIALPFIYRAISNNLQAINLRDLMDAAHLLGASTWQAALLVVLPNLRKGGMIAVLLSFSFLIGEFVFANLLVGSQYETLQVYLFNMRNGSGHFTSALVISYFAVVLLVTWLANLLNKNKG
- a CDS encoding ABC transporter permease; amino-acid sequence: MSAKWIAALCLLPFILLFGAFQIAPLVWIAVSSFFSETGGWGWGNYVDVLTSPFYLQAFQFSLEISWWSSVYGLLIALVGSYSLRQLGQTRFHDFVMSFTNMTSNFAGVPLAFAFVILLGLNGCLTLLLRKYGLMESFNLYSKGGLIVLYTYFQIPLGVLLLYPAFDALREDWRESASLLGASPWRYWRHIGLPVLAPALMGTFVILLANALGAYATVYALTTGNFNVIPIRISALVAGDISLDPNLASALAMLLVAMMVFITLIHQWLLRRSYLNARS
- a CDS encoding alkaline phosphatase family protein; translated protein: MKTILVLLDGLNYQVAHDAMGYLQAECAAGRGRLYQLESELPSLSRPLYECILTGVTPVESGVVHNQVSRLSQQQSVFHYARAAGLTTAAAAYHWFSELYNRTPFDAARDRHTDDAELPIQHGHFYYDDGYPDTHLFDDAENLRRRHQPDFLLIHPMNIDDAGHRFGLSSPQYRNAARHADGALSRYLPDWLAAGYQVMVTADHGMNDDRSHGGVLPEERQVPLFVFGAAFSQNDADPLQTELCGTLCDLLQVAHDKPRCRALLAQGER
- a CDS encoding ABC transporter substrate-binding protein encodes the protein MKRLCASVLSSAMLLTSQMSWAADTDLAALEQAAKKEGEVNSVGMPDSWANWKGTWQDLLSKYGLKHVDTDMSSAQEIAKFDAEKGNATADIGDVGAAFGPIAVQKGVTQPYKPSTWEQVPDWAKDKDGHWALAYTGTIAFIINKQQVKDIPHSWADLLKGSYQVTIGDVGTASQAASGVLAATYAMGGNEKNLKPGLEFFGKLAKAGRLSLSNPVIASLEKGEVQVGVVWDFNGLNYRDQIDKTRFDVLIPSDGSITSGYTTIINKYAKHPNAAKLAREYIFSDAGQINLARGYARPIRAEHLTLPDDVKAKLLPAEQYKNAHPIADPAAWEQSAKTLPRQWQENVIMFMQQ
- a CDS encoding UTRA domain-containing protein, which codes for MNDVPTTVAAICRTLTARIAGGEFSADGKLPSERALSEQFSTTRITLQEALGQLEAQGVIYRQMRRGWFISPPRLIYNPLQRSHFHAMAQQQGRDAHTEVIDSGRVTANAALARRLELPEGAKIYRIRRLRYIDGRAVLYCEHYLNPAYFAGILSEDLTQSLTGLYAERYDIRYGRVRFDMLPTLLPQQAAAMLKVTYGSPALFITRVNRDQHDRVIDCDLEYWRYDALHIDVEAR
- the metH gene encoding methionine synthase, coding for MTNRVEQLRRQLAQRILVLDGGMGTMIQSYRLEESDFRGERFADWQSDLKGNNDLLVLTKPEVITAIHYGYLEAGADILETNTFNSTTIAMADYHMESLSAEINYQAACLARACADEWTARTPEKPRYVAGVLGPTNRTASISPNVNDPAFRNVSFDELVAAYRESTRALVEGGVDLIMIETIFDTLNAKAAAFAVETEFEALGVALPIMISGTITDASGRTLSGQTTEAFYNSLRHVKPLTFGLNCALGPDELRQYVAELARISESYVTAHPNAGLPNAFGEYDLDAQEMAKQVGEWAHAGFLNIIGGCCGTTPEHIAAMAKAVEGVPPRRLPEIPVACRLAGLEPLNIDARTLFVNVGERTNVTGSARFKRLIKEEKYNEALDVARQQVESGAQIIDINMDEGMLDAEAAMVRFLNLIAGEPDIARVPIMIDSSKWSVIEKGLKCIQGKGIVNSISMKEGEEAFIHHARLVRRYGAAVVVMAFDEVGQADTRERKFEICRRAYKILTERVGFPPEDIIFDPNIFAVATGIEEHNNYAVDFIEACADIKTHLPHAMISGGVSNVSFSFRGNDPVREAIHAVFLYHAIRNGMDMGIVNAGQLAIYDDLSAELRDAVEDVILNRRDDGTERLLELAEKYRGSKDNDAAVQQAEWRGWPVEKRLEYSLVKGITEFIELDTEEARQNADRPIEVIEGPLMAGMNVVGDLFGEGKMFLPQVVKSARVMKQAVAYLEPYIEASKQKGSTAGKILLATVKGDVHDIGKNIVGVVLQCNNYEIVDLGVMVPTEKILRTAREEQVDIIGLSGLITPSLDEMVNVAKEMERQGFTLPLLIGGATTSKAHTAVKIEQNYSGSTTYVQNASRTVGVVSALLSATQRDDFVARTRKEYETVRIQHARKKPRTPPVSLQKARDNAMALDWESYRPPVPQQLGVHAVEADIGTLRRYIDWTPFFMTWSLAGKYPRILEDEVVGEEAKRLFADANQMLDMLAANRSLNPRGVYGLFPANRVGDDVEVYRDENRDEVLAVSRHLRQQTEKTDFPNYCLADFVAPKSSGKADYFGAFAVTGGLEEDELAAAYDAQHDDYNKIMVKALSDRLAEAFAEYLHERVRKLHWGFAADENLSNDELIRENYQGIRPAPGYPACPEHTEKAEIWRLLDVNRHTGMVLTESFAMWPGAAVSGWYFSHPESKYFAVAQIQRDQVEDYAARKGMSVGEVERWLAPNLGYDAD